In one window of Miscanthus floridulus cultivar M001 chromosome 12, ASM1932011v1, whole genome shotgun sequence DNA:
- the LOC136495229 gene encoding uncharacterized protein: MSGISLAVAPRSDPDHGSERQPTVMLGGVMGSLRVIELQLVAFIMVFSASGLVPLIDLVFPVATTIYLLAISRLAFPPLHSKLDAARSPAASQEIFRGSKLFQVYVVLGTTVGLFLPLAHVLGGFARGDDAAVRSATPHLFLLSCQILTENVVGSLGAFSPPVRALVPLLYTVRRVFVIVDWVYDVWANRALTRAATAQEAAWLWFGRYLAAANLLYFSANLFVFLIPRFLPRAFEKYFRMRDEVCAKTAEDKHARGGHLSSSSSPVPAAEQQEGVVGAAKSEVSKKAD; encoded by the exons ATGTCGGGGATCTCGCTGGCGGTGGCGCCGAGGTCCGACCCGGACCATGGGTCGGAACGGCAGCCGACGGTGATGCTGGGCGGCGTGATGGGTTCGCTCCGCGTCATCGAGCTCCAGCTGGTGGCCTTCATCATGGTGTTCTCGGCGTCGGGCCTCGTCCCGCTCATCGACCTCGTGTTCCCCGTCGCCACCACGATCTACCTCCTCGCCATCTCCCGCCTCGCCTTCCCGCCGCTGCACTCCAAGCTCGACGCCGCCCGCTCGCCCGCCGCCTCCCAGGAGATCTTCCGCGGCAGCAA GCTGTTCCAGGTGTACGTGGTGCTGGGCACGACGGTGGGTCTGTTCCTGCCGCTGGCGCACGTGCTGGGCGGGTTCGCGCGCGGCGACGACGCGGCGGTGCGGTCGGCGACGCCGCACCTGTTCCTGCTGTCGTGCCAGATCCTGACGGAGAACGTGGTGGGGTCGCTGGGCGCCTTCTCGCCGCCGGTCAGAGCGCTGGTGCCGCTGCTCTACACGGTGCGCCGCGTCTTCGTCATCGTCGACTGGGTCTACGACGTGTGGGCCAACAGGGCCCTCACGCGGGCCGCCACCGCGCAGGAGGCCGCCTGGTTGTGGTTCGGCAGGTACCTCGCCGCCGCCAACCTGCTCTACTTCTCCGCCAACCTCTTCGTCTTCCTCATCCCGAGGTTCCTGCCCCGCGCCTTCGAGAAGTACTTCCGCATGCGCGACGAGGTGTGCGCCAAGACGGCCGAGGACAAGCACGCGCGCGGCGGACAcctgtcgtcgtcgtcctcgcctGTGCCCGCAGCGGAGCAGCAGGAGGGCGTCGTCGGGGCAGCGAAGTCGGAGGTGTCCAAGAAGGCGGACTGA